The genomic stretch CGCGGGCGGAGTGTCGGTCAGCACGCTCCAGACGCTCAACGGGTGCGCATGCGTGGCCCCGGCGCCGGGGTGGGAGGGGCGTCGGGTGCAGGGGTGTGGTCAGACATAGGGGCGGGGCCAGGCAGAATGTtgagccgggggcggggcctcccAGGATGGAATCCATACAGGACGGTCCTCCTGGGGGGCAGTGCCAGGACCAGGCGCAGGGTTTTTCTAGGAGGTGGAGTCTTTCGAGGGCCTGGTCCCCTGCAGAGACCCACGCCAGGATGTGGCGTGGTCAGTGTGCAGGGGAGCAAGTCGGGGTTAGGCCCTCCATGGTGGCGGGGCCCGGACGAGGGTCAGGCCATTTTTTGTCCTCACCCAGGCCACTCACTCGCCCCTGCCCTTGCAGGACGCCGGTGGTCCGGCACTACAAAGTGAAGCGCGAGGGCCCCAAGTACGTGATCGACGTGGAGGAGCCGGTGAGAGCTGGGCCCGGGTCCCGGGAATTGCAATGGCTTGGGTCTGCTCCTCTTCCCCGCCAGCCCTGATAACATCCCCTATCTGACCCCAGTTCTCCTGCACCTCGCTCGACGCAGTGGTCAACTATTTCGTGTCGCACTCCAATAAGAAGCTGATGCCCTTCCTGCTGGACGATGACTACGAGAAAGTGATAGGTTGGTACAGCCTCAGGGAACTCGGGGGGCCCAGTCCACGcctctcccgccccctccccgacCCGGACACCCTTGGGTCAGCCCCCAGCCGCCGTGCCTCCTCCAGGCTGCCCTCTCTGTTCCAGGCTACGTGGAGGCGGATAAAGAGAATGGCGAGAGTGTGTGGGTGACGGCCTCGGCAACCTCGGCCCCCTCGGCCCCCTCGGCCCCCGGCCCAGGTGATGCCCTGTCCCCGCGGTCGCCACTGGGGCAGAGTGGGGAAAGACCTAGGAACCTCATGGCGTCACCTGTGCCCAATCTTCTACCCAGAGTTGCAGGGACCGAGAAATTACCCAGACCTTGCTCTCTAGGGGCTTCCAGGTTATGGAGGGGGCGGGCATGGCTGGGCACAGACACTCCCAGCCCTGAGGAGTCGaacctggggctgggggcggggggtggtggggaaggcACGGCACCTAGAGCTGGGAGAAGAGGAGGCAGGGCAGAGTAGAGGggagtcttcctggaggagggggtgttTGCTGAAGGTCTCAAAGGATTTCAGTAGGTAGAGATGGGAAATCAGGGTGGGAGGTAGTCCCGATTACAAAGCAAGAAGAGACTGGAAAGATCTGTGGAGTGAGCAGTATAGTTCTCCCTGGGCTGGGCAGATGCTTCGGACCCCACGTGCATGATGGGCCcaagtatacatacatacatacatgccaCACTCATGAACACAAACCTGTATGTGTCCACCTGCATAATCAGAAGGTCCTATGTAGATAGTGGCTCCACACATGCATGAATACGGGTGTCACACAGTTCCAGTCCCATGTAGCACACGTATACATACCTCACGTCACAATCACGCACGTACACACAAATGCAGACATACCCACTCGAGAGCACAAATTCAGACTTTTACACATACATGCGTGCACACACTAATAGAGACAAGCACCCAAGCACATACCTTAGCATCCACGCGATGtcatgcacacacgtgtgtataAACCCTTTGCATATATTCAACTCCTGCAAATTCACCCAGTGTCCATGTATATGCtacacagggacacacacacagactcataAACGggcacatgcacagacacacatgcacagggACACATGCATGCAACCAGGTATGCACATACATCCTCACCCTGAGGTGTCTCTGCACCACGTGGGCCCTGACAGTGACCACAGTTTCCCACCAGGTCCTGCACCCCCTAGGGGTGGCCCTAAGCAGCTGCCTCCCTCGTCCATCGCGCCCGTGTCCAGCCAGGACAAGCTGCCCCCACTACTGAACCAGGATGAGAACTATGTGATCCCCACTGGAGATGCCCCAGCTGCCAACTACGTGAACCAGGACGGTGGGTGGCGGCCGGGGTGGGTGAGAGTTGGGGATGAGAAGCAGGCTAACAACTGGATGTGACATGCCACACCTCTGTCCACGCAGTGCCTTCCCCTAGTCGACCAGTTGTCCCGAAGCCCAGGAAGTTGGCCATGTTTCAGGCAAAGCCTCCAAAGCCACCCACTGTGCCCAAGTCAGGTAGGGgtccctcttcccagccccttccccatccAGCCAAGAGCCAGCCTCAGCCTTCATCTGCCTTCCCCACCAGAGCCCAAAAAAGGCCTCAACAGTGGCCTGGCCAGGAAGCTGGCAGTCAGCTCAGCGCAGGCTTTCTCCTCCCCGACCACAGGTAAGGGGTCAATGCAGGGTGGGCTTCACAAGCGGGGGACCCGTGTAGTCACACATGGGTGACCTCCacgcttggtttaatgctctgctgtgtCCATCTTGAAATTCCTCATGTCCACtgaacacatttttcattttatgctgGGCCCCGAAAATTCTGCAGCAGTCCTGGGTGGATATAAGAGAGAACAGCCTGGACTGGGGAATCCCTGGTGCCGCTGAAGCCTCAgggaccacccccctccccactcccagggtTGGCAGATGTGACAGCAGAGCTGAAAGGGAAACTGCAGAGGAGACTGGCGCTGGAGCACGCAGCCGAGTGCACAGGGGACCAGCAGGCCAATCTCCAAGTGTGGCACATCAGTCAGGCAGATCCCTCCTCCCAGAATTAAAGCTCAAGTGACCCCAGGACCTGCGTGTTTGGCTTGGCTGGGTGGGGCAGTGCGGGGTCCCTCAGATGACTGCCCACAGTGGTCCTCAGCTCAGCAAAACCTGCCTCCTGACCCTCAAGAAAAGCCTTTTTTGGGGGCTGTGCCTCACAGCTcatgggatctgagttccccgaccagggatcgaacccgggcctcagCAGTGACAGCtccgagtcctgaccactggactgccagggaattcccaagaaaagCCCACTTTACAGCCAAGaaagctgaggtccagagagggccAGACACACCCAGTGCCACCCAGCCCCGAAAATTAAAGCAGCAGCACCGCCTGGCCAGTGTTTGACCTTTATtaggaggtgaggtggggaggagggcccGCCCCCATGCCCGCTCCCCATTGGTGACCCCCATCAGGAGTTAAGGCTCCAAGCAGCAAGTGAGAGGAGGGTGCCCAGCCGAAACTGCCGAGGCCTGGAGGCGTCCCCCCGAAATCAGCCCGGCTGAGGGGCCGTCCCGAGGCCTAGGTGAGGCTGGTATTGGAGCTGCTGGTAGCACTGCCCCGCTTCTGCAGGCAGCGCACAGAGCTGGGGACCTGTAGGCCTGCCGTCACGTGGAAGCTGCCACACCACACCTGGGGGACGGCGTCGGGGGGGACACAGAGAGGCTCCGTAGTGAAGCCAGCCCTCACGCCACCCCCGCTCTTACCCCTGGGCCGCGGAGGAGGCCTCACCGTGAAAGCCGGCAGCAGtggctgtgtgaacttggccTTGAAGGTGTGCAGCAGCTGTTTGGTGCGGGCGTTGTAGAAGGACAggaggcctggggtggagggCAAGAGGGACAGGGGGACCGGTAAGAGGGGTTTGGGCAGAGAGACGGCGGACAGGGGTGGCCGGAGAGGTCAGCGGGGGCTCGGGGTCACCTTGGTGGAAGTCGCAGTGCACGCCCAGGCAGTCGGGCACGGGGGTGTCCAGCACCTTGGCCTTGTTGGCGTGCTTGGCAGTGAAGCTGACCTGCAGCCAGTTGTTGACGTACAGGCACCAGGACGCGGCTGTCTTGCCCAGCTGCTCGAAGCGGCCCAGGCTGCGGTAGGCCACCCCCAAGCCAAAAGCCTTGCTGTCCGGCTCGTAGCGCACCTCCCAGTAATGCTCCCCGCCGTCAATCAGCGTGTCCCCTGTGGGGCGGAGCGGGCAGGGGGTACTGGGTAGAATCGGGTCCCGGGTGCCCTTTCACAAAGGGGCAACCAGAGCCCAGCTATCCCCTCCAGAGACTGCTCGGTCCTCAGCTGTTCCTTCCAGATACTCCAGGCGTCCCTCGATATTCGTTAAGTGTGGATCTTCTCCAAGCCTCACCTAGATTTCAGCTACTCCCTGAGTCCACATCCTCCCCAGACCCCGGATCCAGATTCTTGCCACCTCAGCTACTCCCCGATCCAGCTACTCCTGAGCTGCAGCTTCTCCGCACAACACTCCTGCCCCACCAGATGGTAGCTTTTCTCCTCACTCATTCCCAGAAACCAGCTACTCCCTAAATTTGTCCCCTCCCCGCCGCCACCTGCCACAAAGTACAGACCACACTGGCTTCCTCATTTACCCCGGCTTCTTTTTCAAGCTTTTTTTCTGGACAGTGGTGATCCCCCTGAACTCCAGGTCCTCCTTGGACTCCAGCTTCTCCTTCACAGGATCCAATCAGTCCTGTGGTGCTAACCGCTCCTCTCATCCTAGCCATTCTCTCCACTTCTCAGACTCAGCGACTCTCTCTGGCTCCTCCACTCACCCTAAGCCACTTCCCCGAGCCCCTGTCTTGCTTCAGCTCCTCCACAAACCTGGCTGCTCCACAGGCAACTGTCCTTTCCAGCTACTCCCTGAGTCTCAGCTACTCCACAGACCCCAGGAAATCCCCTCTCAACCTCCTACCCAGCCACTCCCCAGTCCAAAGCATCCATAAGCTCTGATTCCCCCCAATAATCCCTCAGCCCCAAATCTTCCCATTCCTCCAGTGTCACAATAACACATTATTGGGACCATTCCCACAGAAGCTTTGTTGATAgctgcttcagtttccccagccAAAGGAATTCTCTCCCACCACTCCCCATCAGGGCCCTGCCCAGagttctcctctctcctcccatcttccctcctccctcctcccatcttccctcctccttACCCAGCACCGTGTAGGACTCAGCTGTGAAGCGATCCCGTCCCCCACGACCCGAGGGCATCCTCTTGGGAGATGGAGTACCTCTGTGGGCGACAGGGAAGGGGAAGTCTCAATTCAGAACTCACCTCTCCCAtcggagggcttccctggtccACCCCAGCCACCAGGAACTTTTCATCATTCCTTGACTGTCTAAGGTTCTTTTCATACACAGGGCCTCTCGTGTCAGAACACACCAGTGcccttcctcatctggaaaactcCTATTCAACCGTCAAAACCCATTTCAAAGTCTCCTCTCCCTTCATTAACTCTTTGGGTCCCCCCAGCTccacatccctccctccaccccagccttgAGCACACTGGGCTTTGTGTGTCCATGTCCAGCTTGATCTCCTCCACCAGAGactcagggaggggagagggcaggctaCCTGGCTGGGGAGTTGACGGGAGACGCCGTCCGCCCCTTGCCATCTTTCTCGCGAGCTTTGATATCCTGCACCTTCCCGCCCATGGCGTCCCACTCCACGGAGAGATCATCCACCCGCAGGTTCTGGTGGGATGTGGATGCATCCAGGTGGAACATGAACGCTGGGGCCGGGCAGACGTGGGAGTCACAGAGATGGGGAAACccggaggcacagagagagacagacagtgaCCAAGACAGACCATGACAgggacagagaacagaaaaacacaaagaaacagagactaagacagagagagagcaaaagagacCAACGGACAAAGGTTCagagacagacagatacagaGACAACAGGCAGAAAGACACCAAGAGACAAGATGGGGAAGAGTGGAGAGGGCAGAACATATAGCCAGAGGAGTGAAGACCAAGGGCTTGTTGCCTAAAGGTATCCCAGGTCTGAAGCCATTTTCAAACCACTGTGCTGCCCTGTGCTTCCACTGGGGATTAATCCCAGGAAAGGGGCTGGGCTACAGTATGACAGAGTTAAGCAAGATTGCAAAAGGACTTCCTATCAGGACATTCAAAGGTGTCACTGTGGGAGGCTAACAAATCTGTCTTCAGTACTGATATCCCATTCCCAATTCTATAGCGCGCTTagccattttttggaagagagagagagagagagagagagagagagagagagagagtgtgtgtgtgtgtgtgtgtgtgtgtgtctaaaaaCCAACCATCCAGGTATAATGGGATCAACTGCAAATGCAAAGAACAATACCAAGTTTATACCAGACACTCAGGCTAAGGAAGCTACTGTGGACCGAGCACTGAGCTTCCTGGCAACCATGGCAAAAAGGGTCATAGAATCCTGCTTAGAAGATTCTCCTCAGACACCAgtccctggggccctgggagtAAGGGGTTATGGTGTCTcagccagggcaggggtgggagccaGTCACCTGGTGTCTCCAGGGTCACTGGCTCAGAGAACTCGCCTGAAACTGCCTTATTACAGGCCTTCACACGGAAATTCATGTATTTCATGTCAAACTTGAGACCTACGAGACAAcagaggaatcaacattgtgtacACTTTGAGCAATAGATTAGAGGCCCCTGTGTCCCACAGTAATCCCACCACCCTTCATTCTAAGGAGTATCTTATAAATGACATCCCTGAGAAACCATCCTTGCCCTCATTCACCTGTAGGGTATCACTTGGCTCTGCCCACAACCCAGACTGGCCAATCAGGATGCTTTATGGCTCAGTCACACCAATTGGTCCAGGGATAGGCACATGACCCAAACTAGCCAATCAGAATCTGCCCAGGGACTCTGGTATTATAACGAGCAGATTCTGTCTGTCGTCTGGGCTGGCCAGCTAGGAGGAAGCTCCTTTTGAGAAAATTTGCCAGCACGTCGGCAAGCCTCCTTGAGAATGCAGCCCCTAGAGCCAACGAGTGTCGGGAACAGAGATGAGCGAGTCATTTGCTGGAACCCCTGGATCTAGCCATGCCTGGTTCCTTAAAGACTTTCCATACTACTAGGATATATCCTACCctccatttctatcattttaaaaaaatattattaatttcttctaatcttacaaaataaaagcaaCCATCAAGCTGTCTTCTCCCTCAAGCAAAACCTCTTTGGAGAGCTGTCCACACCCCCCCTCTCGGCTGCCtcactccctctccttcctttggcCTGGTTAATCCTCATCTTTCAGGATCTCCTGGCTGACCACTCCTTccttcatggaacattctctttCCTTGGCAGCCATGGCATTGCCCTCTCCTGGCTGCCCCCTCTGATTGCTCCCCCTTGGTCTTCTTTGCAGGCTCCTCCATACCCTCAAATGTATGGGTGCCTCAGTCTGGAACCCCTGCTCACCTCACTCTGCTGACTGTCCCCTTCTCACCCTTCAGACACCATCTCTCCACCCACAGCACTCACAGCCCAACCTTTAGCTCAGACCACACGTCCAGCTGCCTCCTGGGCATTCCTCACAGGGTGCCCATTCTCTGGGCATCCCAAACAACACTTAGTACCCCCTGCTCTGAAATCTCCCATAGATCCCCTTGCCCTCAGGGTAAAGCCCccattcctcctctcccctctccctacaGTTGTTCCCTCTGCAAACTTAACTAGTTCCAGGCACAAAGCCTCAGTGTTCTGGCCTCTGAGCCCTTGATCAGGCTGTTCTTCTGCCTGGAAGTCTGTTCTCCCCGCCCCCGCTTCTCTTTTGGGCCTCAGCCTGGCTGTTAACCTCCTCCAGGTGCCCACCCAGATTGCCTCACCCTTCCTTGAAGCCCCTTTTCTGAGAGTAAGGTGGTTTGCTCAGCAGGGCCATCTACTGCCCCAGAGCTAAGACTACCACCCAGGAGGCTTGGTTTCAGAATCACGAACCCATCTGACTTTTGACAGtgcgtgcctcagtttcctactcTGCAACCCAACAATCATATCCCCAACACTGAGCAGGGTTCACATGAGGATGAGATGGGTCAAGGAATGTAAGTTATAAACACTTAACCAAAACCTTCCTGTCTTCCAAACAATCAACGAGACAGTAGGTGGACTGCAAATAACCACATAGGTTATTTACATAGGTGAGCGAATTCATCATTATCTTGAATATCGCAGGTCTTTTGAGGGATTCAAGTTCCTGCCCTGAGGAATTCCTTCACTATGGATTTCGGAAAAGGCCAGAGAGGTAAAGAGGATGCATCCAGAAGCCTGTGATAGAGAAGATCCACAccttgatggtggtggtgattacACAAATTTACACGTGGGATAAAATTGCATATGGGATTACACAGGCACACACGAATGAGTGCGTGTAAAACTGGTGAAAAGTGAATCAACACTGCAGAATGTACCCGTGTCAGCTTTCTGGTTCTGGTATTGAATTCTAGTTATGTAAGCtgccactactagagaaagcTGGGTATAGCCACACAAGGGACTATCATTCAGCCTTAacaaaggaaggacattctgacacagggtaccacgtggatgaaccttgaggacatgatgctcagtgacataagccagacatactgtgtgattccacctATATTAGGTACTTAGAGTAGTAACAGTCATGAGGActggaagtagaatggtgggtgccaggggctacGGGGAGGGGAATGGGAGTTAGTGTCTAATGGGGacaggggggacttccctggtggtccagtggttaggactctgagctttcactgccgagggtgtgggttcgatccctggtcggggaactaggatcctgcaagccgtgtggtgtggccaaaaagttaaaacaaacaaacaaacaaacaaagctaatggggacagagtttcagtcttgcaagatgaaaagttctggagatggatggtggggagGATGGTAGCACAACATCATGAACGCAATGAATAGCTGATCTGTACACTTAagaatggttaagatggtgaattttatgttacgtgtattttaccacaataaaaaaagactgggggaaaaaaatgggatgTGTTTATTTTGATTCCCGTGCAAAGGATAAGCCAAGAGTTTCTCAGGCCCTCTTGCAGGTTGCTGGCTTTTCTTTCCTGCAATTAGCATGCTCCTTATTAACCATGCATGCTGATTACAGATAAGGAGCAAGCTGATTACAGCCCAAGAGCCCTGGTGATAGTTATCTTGTCAGCAAGACTCTCCCCGCCCCTGAGGGTTTCCCTTGGCTCAGGACGGCTTCTTAACTCATTAGGGACCCCTAATTTTATCTTCCTTCAGACCCTCCCCTACCAGCTGGATGGATTCCCCCAGGCTTTCTGCTGTCTTATAACTGCCAAGGAAATCCCCCAATCCTGGGAGGGTAGCCCCCCAAACACCAGTCCACAAGAGGAGGGATTTTCACCCACTTTGCTCCCCCACTACTGCCAGGATGGTGCTTGGTACCCTGCAGGCATTCagtcaaaatgaatgaatgaatgaatgaacgaatgctGGATCATAGAGATAAGACAGGGATGGAGGAGGCCCTCTCTCCCCATACCTcactcagttccttcatctgtaaaatggtcatAATAAGCATGCCCATTACACGTGGGTAAAATGCGTAGCGCATAGTAAGCCCTCAACACTCGGTACAGTGGCTGTCACCAGTATCGTCATCCATTATTGTTATTTCTGCTACTCCCCATCAGTCCAGCCCGGCTGCTCTCACACCCCACGCGCCTTGAGGATCGTCCATGAGCCCCAGGCTGACTGATGGGGAAGGGTGAGCTGCCCTTACCGGTCAGGGTGTATTCTGTCTGCTGGATGCCCTCGATGACCATCCAGGGCTGGTCCTCCTTGAGGCGGGGCGGGCCCTCAAAGTTGGTCCGCCGATACTCCAGCACGTAGTGGTCAATCTTGTTGTCCTCGTCCGGCATGTGCCACACCAAGGTTACACAGTTGTCGGCCACCAGGGACTCGGCCAGGTCGATCACAGGGGCGCTAGGCACTGCCCAGGACAGAGCAGAGATGGGTGTCAGGGTGCTGCGCCTGCAGGGGCGGGCCTTGCTGTAACCCCGCCCACATAATAGACCTTCTTGGGTGCGGGGCGTCCTCCAGATCCCAGGATTAGGGGCGGGGCCCCTCTGGGTTGTGGGGCCTGGGGGTGAAACCTCCTCAAAGAGGGGAGGGTAGGGAAGAGCTTTCTCAGGGTTTAACCAACAAATGGCTGGGCCTTCTCTGGATTCCACCATTTAGAGGTAGAACATTTCCAGAACACTACCAATTGGGGGTGTGGCCTCCATGGGACTCCACCCCTGGTGGGTGGGGCTTCTTCAGGGCTCTGCCACAGGGTGGGGCTTCCTCATGGCTCCACCCACTGGGGGTGGGAATTCTCAAGGCTCCACCCCAGGGCGGGGCCTTCTGGGGTTTCCACAAAAGGCTGTCAGCCCTACTCTAGGCCTTGTCTCAGGGCCCCCCAGACTCCCGGGCCATTTCCCTGCAATCTTGGCCCTCCAGCAAGTTCCCCTCTCACCAGGCAGGAACGTGAGTGCCTGTAGCATCCTCCGCTCCTGTGCAAAGTCCACCATGAGATGACTCATGTTGTCGCTGACCTTGGCTTTCAATGACAGCCGGAAGGCGGGGGCCATTGTCACACTGCAGGGAAGGAGGTGGACGCCTAGGCCTGGTCCTCCGAGGTTTGTGTAGGGGACCCCCTCCCCCTTGTTCCTGTCCAGTGCTCTGGGCCAAGGGACCCTCACCTGGGCATTCCCACCTTCACAACAGGGGTGGGGCAATGGGGTGGGAGCCAGGTCCCAGCATCTTACCCATCTTTGATTTGCTTGGCAGCCTAGAAAAAAggacagaataaaatccaaagaagTGTGTTGACTGAGTCAGAAAGCCAGTAAACAGATAGGAAGACTGAGGCCCAGCCAGGCATCTATGTGGCAAAGTGCCCCAACACTGGGGCAGAAAACCTTGGCTGTGCCCCGAAGGGATAGGGGGCGAAGACaggctcccacccccacctcccgcccAGTACCCAGTACATACAGTTGGctgatttagcaaataaaaattttataggaTGCCCAGTTAAGTCTGCGTTTCAGATAAACAGGAAATGATTTTCTAGTGTAAGTAGGTCCCATCCAATATTTCAGACACACTTATACTAAATGTCGCACGTGACATACGACTAAAAAATTATTCGttgttaaatctgaatttcagataaagaatGGACAGGTATTTTTGTGTAAACATGTCCCATGCAACACTTGGGAAATATTTATACTAAACATTTGCATGAGATAtactaaaaaatttatttgttcttaaatttgaatttcagatcaacCACGAAGAATTGTTTTTTTTAGCGTATGTCCCACGTGATCTTTGGGATGTACTTAGACTAAATATTGCATGGgccatacttatactaaaaaattactcGTAGTTGATCTGAAAGGCAAATGTATCTGGgggtcctgtattttatctggcagccctaCCAATCTGGCTTCCGAGGCACCCACCTGAGGAAAGTCCTCGCGGTCTGTGGCCTGCAGGGTCTGGTTAGCCGTCTCCAGAAGCTCCTCAGAGCTCTCCAGAGCTCGCGTGCAGGCAGCCAGCTGGTTCTGCAGGTGCCACGGCACCGAGAGGAGAGACACCTTACTCCACTGCCTCAAGCCCTCCCGGGGCTCCCCACCACCTTCGGGATCCAGGGTACCATGCCCTTCTCCAACtgcaggtgggagaggg from Balaenoptera musculus isolate JJ_BM4_2016_0621 chromosome 3, mBalMus1.pri.v3, whole genome shotgun sequence encodes the following:
- the FSD1 gene encoding fibronectin type III and SPRY domain-containing protein 1 isoform X2, translated to MEDQREALRKIITTLAVKNEEIQSFIYSVKQMLLNVEANSAKVQEDLEAEFQSLFSLLEELKEGMLMKIKQDRASRTYELQNQLAACTRALESSEELLETANQTLQATDREDFPQAAKQIKDGVTMAPAFRLSLKAKVSDNMSHLMVDFAQERRMLQALTFLPVPSAPVIDLAESLVADNCVTLVWHMPDEDNKIDHYVLEYRRTNFEGPPRLKEDQPWMVIEGIQQTEYTLTGLKFDMKYMNFRVKACNKAVSGEFSEPVTLETPAFMFHLDASTSHQNLRVDDLSVEWDAMGGKVQDIKAREKDGKGRTASPVNSPARGTPSPKRMPSGRGGRDRFTAESYTVLGDTLIDGGEHYWEVRYEPDSKAFGLGVAYRSLGRFEQLGKTAASWCLYVNNWLQASCPSTTPAPNSCCTPSRPSSHSHCCRLSRCGVAAST
- the STAP2 gene encoding signal-transducing adaptor protein 2 isoform X3 → MALALTPPRVPKPKSSLPSHYHESFLEKKGPRDRVESLESREMWKGFILTVVELRVPSNLTLLPGHLYMMAEALAKEEARRALEMPSCFLKVSRLEAQLLLERHPECGNLLLRPSGDGAGGVSVSTLQTLNGTPVVRHYKVKREGPKYVIDVEEPFSCTSLDAVVNYFVSHSNKKLMPFLLDDDYEKVIGYVEADKENGESVWVTASATSAPSAPSAPGPGPAPPRGGPKQLPPSSIAPVSSQDKLPPLLNQDENYVIPTGDAPAANYVNQDVPSPSRPVVPKPRKLAMFQAKPPKPPTVPKSEPKKGLNSGLARKLAVSSAQAFSSPTTGLADVTAELKGKLQRRLALEHAAECTGDQQANLQVWHISQADPSSQN
- the STAP2 gene encoding signal-transducing adaptor protein 2 isoform X1; protein product: MALALTPPRVPKPKSSLPSHYHESFLEKKGPRDRDYKKFWAGLQGLTLYFYNSYRDSQYMEKLDLGVFVKLTDEAPWGSSHDPGTHFCLVLRNQEIKFKVESLESREMWKGFILTVVELRVPSNLTLLPGHLYMMAEALAKEEARRALEMPSCFLKVSRLEAQLLLERHPECGNLLLRPSGDGAGGVSVSTLQTLNGTPVVRHYKVKREGPKYVIDVEEPFSCTSLDAVVNYFVSHSNKKLMPFLLDDDYEKVIGYVEADKENGESVWVTASATSAPSAPSAPGPGPAPPRGGPKQLPPSSIAPVSSQDKLPPLLNQDENYVIPTGDAPAANYVNQDVPSPSRPVVPKPRKLAMFQAKPPKPPTVPKSEPKKGLNSGLARKLAVSSAQAFSSPTTGLADVTAELKGKLQRRLALEHAAECTGDQQANLQVWHISQADPSSQN
- the FSD1 gene encoding fibronectin type III and SPRY domain-containing protein 1 isoform X1 codes for the protein MEDQREALRKIITTLAVKNEEIQSFIYSVKQMLLNVEANSAKVQEDLEAEFQSLFSLLEELKEGMLMKIKQDRASRTYELQNQLAACTRALESSEELLETANQTLQATDREDFPQAAKQIKDGVTMAPAFRLSLKAKVSDNMSHLMVDFAQERRMLQALTFLPVPSAPVIDLAESLVADNCVTLVWHMPDEDNKIDHYVLEYRRTNFEGPPRLKEDQPWMVIEGIQQTEYTLTGLKFDMKYMNFRVKACNKAVSGEFSEPVTLETPAFMFHLDASTSHQNLRVDDLSVEWDAMGGKVQDIKAREKDGKGRTASPVNSPARGTPSPKRMPSGRGGRDRFTAESYTVLGDTLIDGGEHYWEVRYEPDSKAFGLGVAYRSLGRFEQLGKTAASWCLYVNNWLQVSFTAKHANKAKVLDTPVPDCLGVHCDFHQGLLSFYNARTKQLLHTFKAKFTQPLLPAFTVWCGSFHVTAGLQVPSSVRCLQKRGSATSSSNTSLT
- the STAP2 gene encoding signal-transducing adaptor protein 2 isoform X2, coding for MALALTPPRVPKPKSSLPSHYHESFLEKKGPRDRDYKKFWAGLQGLTLYFYNSYRDSQYMEKLDLGVFVKLTDEAPWGSSHDPGTHFCLVLRNQEIKFKVESLESREMWKGFILTVVELRVPSNLTLLPGHLYMMAEALAKEEARRALEMPSCFLKVSRLEAQLLLERHPECGNLLLRPSGDGAGGVSVSTLQTLNGTPVVRHYKVKREGPKYVIDVEEPFSCTSLDAVVNYFVSHSNKKLMPFLLDDDYEKVIGYVEADKENGESVWVTASATSAPSAPSAPGPGPAPPRGGPKQLPPSSIAPVSSQDKLPPLLNQDENYVIPTGDAPAANYVNQDVPSPSRPVVPKPRKLAMFQAKPPKPPTVPKSEPKKGLNSGLARKLAVSSAQAFSSPTTAVLGGYKREQPGLGNPWCR